The following are encoded in a window of Alphaproteobacteria bacterium genomic DNA:
- a CDS encoding DUF2171 domain-containing protein, giving the protein MAARDDIREHMEVIGADGVRVGTVDKVDGDRIKLTKADSGQGSHEGHHHYISLGLVAAVDGDQVRLSANADVATELFAEEEND; this is encoded by the coding sequence ATGGCTGCCAGGGACGACATTCGCGAGCATATGGAAGTGATCGGCGCCGACGGCGTCCGCGTCGGCACGGTCGACAAGGTCGATGGCGACCGGATCAAGCTGACCAAGGCCGACAGCGGCCAGGGCAGCCACGAGGGCCACCATCATTACATCTCGCTCGGCCTCGTCGCAGCGGTCGATGGCGATCAGGTGCGCCTTTCCGCCAATGCCGACGTCGCGACCGAATTGTTCGCCGAGGAAGAGAACGACTGA
- a CDS encoding peptidylprolyl isomerase: MRRFAALAVLFATAAAAQPGAWRPAPVTGATEPSEVVAHSAATDWRPVDPENLLVMELADGAKVYIELAPDFAPVHVANIRRYARGGWWNGATIYRVQDNYVTQWGNGDASVPLPQGVVARPPAEYERGSEGLAIRPLGFPDSYAPAAGHVNGWPVAYDPERSSAWLTHCYASVGVGRDLAPDTGTGGELYAVIGHAPRPLDRNIANVGRVIEGMAALAARQRGTGNLGFYQAERGETPVPIRSVRVAADMPAAERPQFEAMRTDTETFSAYVRGRANRGGAFFNVPAGGVDICNVNVPVRRRPSAAPSGRR, encoded by the coding sequence ATGCGCCGCTTCGCCGCTCTCGCCGTCCTTTTCGCCACCGCCGCGGCGGCCCAGCCCGGCGCCTGGCGGCCCGCCCCCGTCACCGGGGCGACCGAGCCGTCCGAGGTCGTCGCGCATTCGGCGGCGACAGACTGGCGGCCGGTGGATCCCGAGAATCTGCTGGTGATGGAGCTGGCCGACGGGGCCAAGGTCTATATCGAGTTGGCGCCGGATTTCGCGCCGGTCCACGTCGCCAACATCCGCCGCTACGCCCGCGGCGGCTGGTGGAACGGAGCGACGATCTACCGGGTGCAGGACAATTATGTGACGCAGTGGGGCAATGGCGATGCCAGCGTGCCGCTGCCCCAGGGCGTGGTGGCCCGGCCCCCGGCCGAATATGAGCGCGGCAGCGAAGGCCTCGCCATCCGCCCGCTCGGCTTTCCCGACAGCTACGCACCGGCGGCCGGCCACGTTAACGGCTGGCCGGTCGCCTACGATCCGGAGCGCTCCAGCGCCTGGCTCACCCATTGCTATGCCAGCGTCGGCGTCGGCCGAGACCTGGCGCCCGACACCGGCACGGGCGGCGAGCTCTACGCGGTGATCGGCCACGCTCCGCGCCCGCTCGACCGCAACATCGCCAATGTCGGGCGGGTGATCGAGGGCATGGCCGCCCTCGCCGCCCGCCAGCGGGGCACCGGCAATCTCGGCTTCTACCAGGCCGAGCGCGGAGAGACTCCGGTCCCGATCCGGTCGGTGCGCGTGGCCGCGGACATGCCGGCCGCGGAGCGCCCGCAATTCGAGGCGATGCGCACAGACACGGAAACCTTTTCCGCTTACGTCCGCGGCCGGGCCAACCGGGGCGGGGCCTTCTTCAATGTGCCGGCGGGCGGCGTCGACATCTGCAACGTCAACGTGCCGGTCCGGCGGCGGCCTAGCGCAGCACCATCCGGTCGCCGCTGA
- a CDS encoding TIGR02281 family clan AA aspartic protease: MSAGSNLLWLGVAALGVALIAPNLSGEAPEAEPRGALQPAAPAPAPRAGNGYARREILRAADGHFYVDAQVNGASVRFLVDTGASVVALTGADARRAGIALPSTRASARGAGGVIEVIPVTIDRVAIGPLEARDVRAAVADQLQVSLLGQSYLERVGTVEISGDRMVLR, from the coding sequence ATGTCCGCGGGAAGCAATCTGCTCTGGCTCGGAGTCGCCGCGCTCGGCGTCGCGCTGATCGCGCCGAACCTGTCCGGCGAAGCGCCCGAGGCCGAGCCTCGGGGGGCGCTCCAGCCGGCCGCCCCGGCGCCCGCGCCCAGGGCGGGCAATGGTTATGCCCGGCGCGAGATTCTCCGCGCCGCGGACGGCCATTTCTACGTCGACGCCCAGGTCAACGGAGCCTCGGTCCGCTTCCTCGTCGATACCGGCGCCTCGGTCGTCGCCCTGACCGGCGCCGACGCGCGCCGGGCCGGCATCGCCTTGCCCTCGACACGCGCCTCGGCGCGCGGGGCGGGCGGTGTGATCGAGGTGATCCCGGTGACGATCGACCGGGTGGCGATCGGCCCGCTCGAGGCGCGCGACGTGCGCGCCGCGGTGGCCGACCAGCTGCAGGTCTCGCTGCTCGGCCAATCCTATCTCGAGCGCGTCGGCACCGTGGAGATCAGCGGCGACCGGATGGTGCTGCGCTAG
- a CDS encoding TIGR03013 family PEP-CTERM/XrtA system glycosyltransferase translates to MIRLFKHYVPFAVLLLGAIDFALLLFGAEAGWALRFWQVSGTFDLQSAPLPSMIAFAAALQTAMVAVGVYGIEAIRSVRFATARLLVAVALGILLLSVLFFLFPPVSFWRSSLLYATAFALLGMIAVRTALRDTLGSERFKRRVMVLGTGVRAKRIEALAARTGAGFAVVGVVDMNDSAGLPAQALRLSAGELVLALEERRNALPLGDLLKIKTTGVQVHDFSSFIERETGRVDLDSLNPSWLIFSDGFSAGRRLSTIAKRLFDVVASGLLLVLTLPLVALTALAVKIESVGPAFFRQRRVGLYGQPFDVIKLRSMREDAEVGGKAVWAQKDDPRVTRVGRIIRKLRIDELPQAWSVLKGDMSFVGPRPERPQFVADLEARLPYYAERHVVKPGITGWAQINYPYGASVEDAREKLEFDLYYAKNYSPFLDLLILLQTARVVIWPEGAR, encoded by the coding sequence ATGATCCGGCTGTTCAAGCATTATGTGCCCTTCGCGGTCCTGCTGCTGGGAGCGATCGACTTCGCCTTGCTCCTGTTCGGCGCGGAGGCCGGGTGGGCGCTTCGTTTCTGGCAGGTTTCGGGGACGTTCGACCTGCAATCCGCGCCGCTTCCCAGCATGATCGCCTTCGCCGCGGCGCTCCAGACGGCGATGGTCGCCGTCGGAGTCTACGGGATCGAGGCGATCCGATCGGTGCGCTTCGCGACGGCGCGTCTGCTCGTCGCGGTCGCGCTCGGCATTTTGCTGCTTTCGGTTCTTTTCTTTCTTTTTCCGCCGGTCAGCTTCTGGCGATCGAGCCTGCTCTACGCGACGGCCTTCGCGCTGCTGGGGATGATCGCCGTGCGCACGGCGCTTCGCGACACGCTCGGCAGCGAGCGGTTCAAGCGGCGGGTGATGGTGCTTGGAACGGGCGTGCGCGCCAAGCGGATCGAGGCCCTGGCGGCGCGGACCGGCGCGGGCTTCGCGGTGGTCGGCGTAGTCGACATGAACGACAGCGCAGGTCTCCCCGCCCAGGCGCTCCGCCTCAGCGCGGGCGAGCTGGTCCTCGCTCTGGAGGAGCGGCGCAATGCCCTGCCGCTCGGCGATCTGCTCAAGATCAAGACGACCGGGGTCCAGGTCCACGATTTCTCTTCGTTCATCGAACGCGAGACCGGCCGCGTCGACCTCGACAGCCTCAACCCTTCCTGGCTGATCTTCTCCGACGGCTTCTCGGCCGGGCGGCGCCTGTCGACCATCGCCAAGCGGCTGTTCGACGTCGTGGCCAGCGGGCTTCTGCTCGTGCTCACCTTGCCGCTCGTCGCGCTGACGGCGCTCGCGGTGAAGATCGAGAGCGTCGGCCCGGCCTTCTTCCGCCAGCGCCGCGTGGGCCTCTACGGCCAGCCGTTCGACGTCATCAAGCTGCGCTCGATGCGCGAGGACGCCGAAGTGGGCGGCAAGGCCGTCTGGGCGCAGAAGGACGATCCCAGGGTCACCCGGGTCGGGCGAATCATCCGCAAGCTTCGAATCGACGAGCTGCCCCAGGCCTGGTCGGTGCTGAAGGGGGACATGAGCTTCGTCGGGCCCCGCCCCGAGCGGCCCCAGTTCGTCGCCGACCTCGAGGCGCGGCTGCCTTATTATGCCGAGCGCCATGTGGTGAAGCCCGGCATCACCGGCTGGGCGCAGATCAACTATCCCTATGGCGCGAGCGTCGAGGATGCGCGCGAGAAGCTCGAGTTCGACCTTTATTACGCCAAGAATTACTCGCCCTTCCTCGATCTCCTGATCCTGCTCCAGACCGCGCGCGTCGTGATCTGGCCGGAGGGCGCGCGATGA